The Ciconia boyciana chromosome 2, ASM3463844v1, whole genome shotgun sequence genome has a segment encoding these proteins:
- the TOMM7 gene encoding mitochondrial import receptor subunit TOM7 homolog, translating into MESRPPPLAQRYEGGWAPPPLSATAGMPKLSKEAKQRLQQLFKGGQFAIRWGFIPVVLYLGFKRGADPGMPEPTIWSLLWG; encoded by the exons ATGGAGTCCCGCCCACCGCCGCTGGCGCAGCGTTACGAGGGCGGCTgggctcctcctcctctctccgcCACCGCCGGAATGCCGAAGCTTAGCAAGGAGGCCAAGCAGCGGCTACAGCAGCTCTTCAAGGGCGGCCAGTTCGCCATCCGCTGGGGCTTCATCCCCGTCGTGCTCTACCTAG GTTTTAAGAGAGGTGCAGATCCTGGAATGCCTGAGCCAACAATCTGGAG TCTACTTTGGGGATGA